One Cinclus cinclus chromosome 24, bCinCin1.1, whole genome shotgun sequence genomic window carries:
- the LOC134053293 gene encoding olfactory receptor 10C1-like: FLVLLSLHILTLMANTVIALITNSGNRLHTPMYFFLTQLSCWDICYLSVIIPSILENLMVGTVSISKTRCAMQMFSFLFFGVAECFLLAAMSLDGYFAVCSPLHYTMIMSSRVCRSLVVGAYICGTAVGLVHTLITFSSPLCGCAIDHFFCEIQPLLDVLCGNTLPSEIQVIVVAVFAILSPFSLVIYSCIPIVSTILHMASAESQEKAFSTCSSQLLVVTVFYGTAGSMYLRTKYSYCASVDKFLSLAYSLVTPLLNPIICSLRNKEVKGA; this comes from the coding sequence tttctagttttattatctcttcatATTCTCACCTTGATGGCGAACACAGTGATAGCTTTGATAACAAACAGTGGTAATCGCCTTCACACCccgatgtatttcttcctcactcagctgtcctgttgggatatctgctatttgtctgtcattatcccaagtattctcgagaacctgatggtgggaacagtgagtatttccaagacaagatgtgcaatgcagatgttttccttccttttctttggagttgctgagtgttttctcttggccgccatgtcccttgatggttattttgcagtttgctcccCCTTGCATTACACAATGatcatgagcagcagggtctgcagaagcctggttgttggagcttacatctgtggaactgctgtgggcttagttcacaccctcatcaccttcagctcacccttgtgtggttgtgccattgaccacttcttctgtgagattcagcctctcctggacgtgctctgtggcaacactctcccaagtgaaatccaggtcattgtggtggctgtctttgctattctgagtcctttctcactggtcatttattcctgtattcctatcgtttccacaattcttcacatggcatcagctgagagccaggagaaggccttttccacttgctcctcacagctcctggttgtgactgttttttatggcactgcaggctccatgtacctgcggacaaaatacagctactgtgcatctgtggataaattcctctcccttgcttattctctggtgactcctttattgaatcccatcatttgcagtttgaggaataaggaggtgaaaggagcc